In Tachysurus fulvidraco isolate hzauxx_2018 chromosome 11, HZAU_PFXX_2.0, whole genome shotgun sequence, one DNA window encodes the following:
- the znf644a gene encoding zinc finger protein 644a isoform X1 translates to MSPLKEDTKKEENDQPVSEISGPLTSKPALSPEGSVLEASMQCPQENMTPSSDQADLLKHVSFIDSICADVPAKAAFVNGSASPSISQEKISDISKNVPGLLPKSIRTQNSNNTPTVQLEDHDLLGKDGEMSIRQMVTAKDVENRGIWGFDADSPVNSLDSYDDSNELEWNPQKEFMKFLLEDQDCSEMEAKIPASSSRRKCKLDKMVMVNPPEISKNHHIGEASQKEAEPQSKMHSPKSNKSQYSNGTAVAFRKLLQKPAKIGKNRQKSGYVQEIPSRDSGLEEEPTLFLGNSSFKDNSHSQTHTENRSKQKPFICKECGKDFYNHTSLLKHITVHQTKRHQFVEGITETDEITNEGKDARLQCPQCTFGTNCPNTFVQHAKTHEKDKRYYPCQKCNFLAASKNELITHMLSKHPVTDAQRTIIERQDLLLGQKFGKSDKKLKLVRNHKSSDKDLLLLADSENSSCSSSSESEAQQSLNAEDSNGVLQKDKPKSKDTADDKLDKSESKLDKSIHTLISRKRNCDSESSSAPNFNKVGVGAGSPDFGQCCSNDFLNPEEDSPSPAKYKGKLFALKDDESVCTLKSDAIGQGFSCNNDRFKGENSSTNHKHIPSEKQTLKKSPSKRKMSTPFHNLQGQDILIDFPKCRQIFQKNSSLYLIKQCDSKDDAHISNNTFRSSEASCDLSKQEPGLSQTVSIKEECMEREVSGDTNESGSVKNGDFKVNLKSCPYCPAVFQSGIGLSNHIRGHLHRVGVSYKARHVVSVAQVASRDKVPPVRRRMAAVPQIKTEVDLPSTEPASKPKSELTCPLCREWFDTKTGLSNHVRGHLKRLRKPCSTSKTKSPVIILKELMRDKKQFQIKLQALKKKCRSRNSLHPYKFSNGLIISTAKVQRFAQGGKRHGHVSSRSAEEKKRTENNKDAMKGSPSSDLIGILKKRRAHEEAKVKTLPQTARKAFLGNSIKERDASAQLPNSVSEKSELNRKVCVHCNATFHSGVSLSNHLRAYARRKRNALLEGTTYDCKRKQRSRSGSKKKTYPLLHTPEEIYRLTCRFCDLVFQGPLSVQEDWVKHLQRHIMNAAVPHTGAAMVEVTCFPEDTNAHTPPQTSS, encoded by the exons ATGTCTCCTTTGAAGGAGGATACCAAGAAAGAGGAAAATGACCAGCCCGTGTCAGAAATCTCTGGTCCTCTAACGAGCAAGCCGGCATTATCTCCTGAAGGAAGTGTATTAGAAGCATCAATGCAGTGCCCACAAGAGAACATGACACCAAGCAGTGACCAAGCAGATCTTCTAAAACATGTTAGTTTTATCGACTCCATTTGCGCTGATGTACCTGCCAAAGCTGCCTTTGTTAACGGATCAGCTTCACCCAGCATTTCACAAGAAAAGATATCGGACATCTCCAAAAATGTACCAGGATTGCTGCCTAAGTCAATACGCACACAAAATTCTAACAACACACCAACCGTTCAGTTAGAAGACCACGATCTACTTGGAAAAGATGGAGAAATGTCTATAAGGCAGATGGTAACGGCTAAAGACGTGGAAAACCGGGGCATATGGGGCTTTGACGCGGATTCACCCGTAAATTCATTGGACAGTTATGATGATAGTAATGAACTTGAGTGGAATCCTCAGAAAGAGTTTATGAAGTTTTTGCTGGAGGATCAGGATTGTTCTGAAATGGAGGCTAAAATACCTGCTTCATCATCTAGAAGGAAGTGTAAGTTGGACAAGATGGTGATGGTAAATCCCCCAGAAATCTCAAAAAATCATCATATTGGAGAGGCAAGCCAAAAAGAAGCAGAACCACAATCCAAAATGCATTCACCAAAATCAAACAAGTCCCAGTACTCGAACGGAACAGCAGTGGCCTTCAGAAAACTTCTACAGAAACCAGCAAAAATCGGGAAGAATAGACAAAAGTCTGGATATGTTCAAGAAATACCGTCCAGAGACTCTGGCTTGGAAGAAGAGCCTACGTTATTTCTCGGCAATAGCAGTTTTAAAGACAATTCTCATTCGCAAACGCACACAGAAAACCGATCAAAACAAAAGCCATTCATATGCAAAGAGTGTGGAAAAGacttttataatcacacttcGCTTTTAAAACACATAACTGTCCATCAGACAAAAAGACATCAGTTTGTGGAGGGAATCACAGAAACAGATGAAATAACAAACGAGGGCAAAGACGCAAGGTTACAGTGTCCACAATGCACTTTTGGAACCAACTGCCCCAATACCTTCGTCCAGCATGCAAAAACTCACGAGAAAGACAAGCGGTATTATCCCTGTCAAAAGTGTAACTTCTTGGCAGCAAGTAAAAATGAGCTAATCACTCATATGCTTAGCAAGCATCCTGTCACCGATGCTCAGCGTACGATAATCGAAAGACAAGATTTACTACTGGGACAAAAATTTGGTAAGTCAGATAAAAAGCTAAAATTGGTAAGGAATCACAAATCTTCGGACAAAGATTTGCTATTATTAGCTGACTCAGAAAACAGCAGCTGTTCGTCTTCATCCGAGAGTGAAGCGCAACAATCTTTAAACGCCGAAGATTCCAACGGCGTTTTACAAAAGGATAAACCAAAATCAAAAGACACGGCAGATGATAAACTGGACAAAAGTGAATCGAAACTTGACAAATCCATTCACACGCTGATTTCCCGGAAGAGGAATTGTGACTCAGAAAGCAGTTCTGCTCCAAACTTTAACAAAGTTGGTGTTGGGGCTGGGAGTCCAGACTTCGGTCAATGCTGCAGTAATGATTTCCTCAATCCGGAAGAGGACTCGCCATCCCCTGCCAAGTACAAGGGGAAACTATTTGCACTAAAGGATGATGAGTCGGTTTGCACTCTAAAATCCGATGCCATCGGTCAAGGGTTCAGCTGTAATAACGACCGTTTTAAAGGAGAGAACTCAAGCACTAACCACAAACACATACCCTCTGAGAAGCAGACCTTAAAGAAGTCCCCATCGAAAAGAAAAATGTCCACTCCGTTCCACAACCTACAAGGCCAAGATATTCTGATCGATTTTCCCAAATGCAGGCAAATTTTCCAGAAAAACTCCAGTCTCTACCTTATTAAACAATGTGATTCTAAAGATGACGCACATATCAGCAACAACACCTTTAGAAGCTCAGAGGCCTCGTGTGACCTCTCCAAGCAAGAGCCGGGTTTGTCGCAGACTGTTTCTATTAAAGAAGAATGTATGGAAAGAGAAGTGTCTGGTGATACCAACGAATCAGGTTCTGTGAAAAATGGCGACTTTAAGGTCAACCTAAAGTCTTGCCCCTACTGCCCAGCTGTGTTTCAGTCAGGGATCGGTCTGTCCAACCATATACGAGGGCATCTGCACAGAGTGGGCGTAAGTTATAAAGCACGTCATGTTGTATCTGTAGCCCAAGTGGCTTCTCGAGATAAAGTTCCTCCTGTTCGGCGTAGGATGGCAGCGGTACCTCAAATTAAGACAG AGGTTGACTTGCCGTCGACCGAGCCGGCTTCAAAGCCAAAATCAGAACTCACGTGCCCGCTATGTAGAGAGTGGTTCGACACCAAGACCGGATTATCCAATCACGTTCGGGGCCATCTTAAAAGGCTAAGGAAGCCATGCTCTACATCTAAGACCAAATCGCCCGTGATCATCCTGAAGGAGCTGATGCGTGATAAAAAGCAGTTCCAGATCAAATTGCAGGCCCTTAAAAAGAAATGCCGCTCGAGGAACTCTTTACATCCCTACAAATTTAGTAACGGTCTCATCATTTCAACGGCAAAAGTGCAGCGTTTTGCACAAGGCGGCAAGCGACATGGACACGTTTCCTCTAGATCTGcggaggaaaagaaaaggacaGAGAATAATAAAGATGCAATGAAAGGATCGCCATCGAGCGATCTGATAGGAATTCTAAAAAAGAGGCGAGCTCACGAGGAGGCCAAAGTTAAAACCCTTCCCCAAACTGCGAGAAAAGCTTTTCTTGGTAACTCCATTAAAGAGCGTGATGCATCAGCACAACTCCCAAACTCCGTATCAG aGAAAAGCGAACTAAACAGAAAGGTTTGCGTTCACTGTAACGCGACTTTCCACAGCGGAGTTAGCCTCTCCAATCACTTGCGAGCTTACGCACGGCGAAAAAGAAATGCACTTTTGGAAGGAACAA cttatgaCTGTAAAAGGAAGCAGAGGTCACGGTCTGGGTCAAAGAAGAAAACTTATCCGTTGCTACACACACCAGAGGAAATTTATAGACTCACTTGCAG GTTTTGTGATCTGGTCTTCCAGGGCCCTCTGTCTGTGCAGGAGGACTGGGTGAAGCATTTACAGAGACACATCATGAACGCAGCCGTGCCACACACAGGCGCAGCCATGGTGGAGGTCACCTGCTTTCCTGAagacacaaacgcacacacgcCCCCGCAGACGTCCTCGTAA
- the znf644a gene encoding zinc finger protein 644a isoform X2 — translation MSPLKEDTKKEENDQPVSEISGPLTSKPALSPEGSVLEASMQCPQENMTPSSDQADLLKHVSFIDSICADVPAKAAFVNGSASPSISQEKISDISKNVPGLLPKSIRTQNSNNTPTVQLEDHDLLGKDGEMSIRQMVTAKDVENRGIWGFDADSPVNSLDSYDDSNELEWNPQKEFMKFLLEDQDCSEMEAKIPASSSRRKCKLDKMVMVNPPEISKNHHIGEASQKEAEPQSKMHSPKSNKSQYSNGTAVAFRKLLQKPAKIGKNRQKSGYVQEIPSRDSGLEEEPTLFLGNSSFKDNSHSQTHTENRSKQKPFICKECGKDFYNHTSLLKHITVHQTKRHQFVEGITETDEITNEGKDARLQCPQCTFGTNCPNTFVQHAKTHEKDKRYYPCQKCNFLAASKNELITHMLSKHPVTDAQRTIIERQDLLLGQKFGKSDKKLKLVRNHKSSDKDLLLLADSENSSCSSSSESEAQQSLNAEDSNGVLQKDKPKSKDTADDKLDKSESKLDKSIHTLISRKRNCDSESSSAPNFNKVGVGAGSPDFGQCCSNDFLNPEEDSPSPAKYKGKLFALKDDESVCTLKSDAIGQGFSCNNDRFKGENSSTNHKHIPSEKQTLKKSPSKRKMSTPFHNLQGQDILIDFPKCRQIFQKNSSLYLIKQCDSKDDAHISNNTFRSSEASCDLSKQEPGLSQTVSIKEECMEREVSGDTNESGSVKNGDFKVNLKSCPYCPAVFQSGIGLSNHIRGHLHRVGVSYKARHVVSVAQVASRDKVPPVRRRMAAVPQIKTEVDLPSTEPASKPKSELTCPLCREWFDTKTGLSNHVRGHLKRLRKPCSTSKTKSPVIILKELMRDKKQFQIKLQALKKKCRSRNSLHPYKFSNGLIISTAKVQRFAQGGKRHGHVSSRSAEEKKRTENNKDAMKGSPSSDLIGILKKRRAHEEAKVKTLPQTARKAFLGNSIKERDASAQLPNSVSAYDCKRKQRSRSGSKKKTYPLLHTPEEIYRLTCRFCDLVFQGPLSVQEDWVKHLQRHIMNAAVPHTGAAMVEVTCFPEDTNAHTPPQTSS, via the exons ATGTCTCCTTTGAAGGAGGATACCAAGAAAGAGGAAAATGACCAGCCCGTGTCAGAAATCTCTGGTCCTCTAACGAGCAAGCCGGCATTATCTCCTGAAGGAAGTGTATTAGAAGCATCAATGCAGTGCCCACAAGAGAACATGACACCAAGCAGTGACCAAGCAGATCTTCTAAAACATGTTAGTTTTATCGACTCCATTTGCGCTGATGTACCTGCCAAAGCTGCCTTTGTTAACGGATCAGCTTCACCCAGCATTTCACAAGAAAAGATATCGGACATCTCCAAAAATGTACCAGGATTGCTGCCTAAGTCAATACGCACACAAAATTCTAACAACACACCAACCGTTCAGTTAGAAGACCACGATCTACTTGGAAAAGATGGAGAAATGTCTATAAGGCAGATGGTAACGGCTAAAGACGTGGAAAACCGGGGCATATGGGGCTTTGACGCGGATTCACCCGTAAATTCATTGGACAGTTATGATGATAGTAATGAACTTGAGTGGAATCCTCAGAAAGAGTTTATGAAGTTTTTGCTGGAGGATCAGGATTGTTCTGAAATGGAGGCTAAAATACCTGCTTCATCATCTAGAAGGAAGTGTAAGTTGGACAAGATGGTGATGGTAAATCCCCCAGAAATCTCAAAAAATCATCATATTGGAGAGGCAAGCCAAAAAGAAGCAGAACCACAATCCAAAATGCATTCACCAAAATCAAACAAGTCCCAGTACTCGAACGGAACAGCAGTGGCCTTCAGAAAACTTCTACAGAAACCAGCAAAAATCGGGAAGAATAGACAAAAGTCTGGATATGTTCAAGAAATACCGTCCAGAGACTCTGGCTTGGAAGAAGAGCCTACGTTATTTCTCGGCAATAGCAGTTTTAAAGACAATTCTCATTCGCAAACGCACACAGAAAACCGATCAAAACAAAAGCCATTCATATGCAAAGAGTGTGGAAAAGacttttataatcacacttcGCTTTTAAAACACATAACTGTCCATCAGACAAAAAGACATCAGTTTGTGGAGGGAATCACAGAAACAGATGAAATAACAAACGAGGGCAAAGACGCAAGGTTACAGTGTCCACAATGCACTTTTGGAACCAACTGCCCCAATACCTTCGTCCAGCATGCAAAAACTCACGAGAAAGACAAGCGGTATTATCCCTGTCAAAAGTGTAACTTCTTGGCAGCAAGTAAAAATGAGCTAATCACTCATATGCTTAGCAAGCATCCTGTCACCGATGCTCAGCGTACGATAATCGAAAGACAAGATTTACTACTGGGACAAAAATTTGGTAAGTCAGATAAAAAGCTAAAATTGGTAAGGAATCACAAATCTTCGGACAAAGATTTGCTATTATTAGCTGACTCAGAAAACAGCAGCTGTTCGTCTTCATCCGAGAGTGAAGCGCAACAATCTTTAAACGCCGAAGATTCCAACGGCGTTTTACAAAAGGATAAACCAAAATCAAAAGACACGGCAGATGATAAACTGGACAAAAGTGAATCGAAACTTGACAAATCCATTCACACGCTGATTTCCCGGAAGAGGAATTGTGACTCAGAAAGCAGTTCTGCTCCAAACTTTAACAAAGTTGGTGTTGGGGCTGGGAGTCCAGACTTCGGTCAATGCTGCAGTAATGATTTCCTCAATCCGGAAGAGGACTCGCCATCCCCTGCCAAGTACAAGGGGAAACTATTTGCACTAAAGGATGATGAGTCGGTTTGCACTCTAAAATCCGATGCCATCGGTCAAGGGTTCAGCTGTAATAACGACCGTTTTAAAGGAGAGAACTCAAGCACTAACCACAAACACATACCCTCTGAGAAGCAGACCTTAAAGAAGTCCCCATCGAAAAGAAAAATGTCCACTCCGTTCCACAACCTACAAGGCCAAGATATTCTGATCGATTTTCCCAAATGCAGGCAAATTTTCCAGAAAAACTCCAGTCTCTACCTTATTAAACAATGTGATTCTAAAGATGACGCACATATCAGCAACAACACCTTTAGAAGCTCAGAGGCCTCGTGTGACCTCTCCAAGCAAGAGCCGGGTTTGTCGCAGACTGTTTCTATTAAAGAAGAATGTATGGAAAGAGAAGTGTCTGGTGATACCAACGAATCAGGTTCTGTGAAAAATGGCGACTTTAAGGTCAACCTAAAGTCTTGCCCCTACTGCCCAGCTGTGTTTCAGTCAGGGATCGGTCTGTCCAACCATATACGAGGGCATCTGCACAGAGTGGGCGTAAGTTATAAAGCACGTCATGTTGTATCTGTAGCCCAAGTGGCTTCTCGAGATAAAGTTCCTCCTGTTCGGCGTAGGATGGCAGCGGTACCTCAAATTAAGACAG AGGTTGACTTGCCGTCGACCGAGCCGGCTTCAAAGCCAAAATCAGAACTCACGTGCCCGCTATGTAGAGAGTGGTTCGACACCAAGACCGGATTATCCAATCACGTTCGGGGCCATCTTAAAAGGCTAAGGAAGCCATGCTCTACATCTAAGACCAAATCGCCCGTGATCATCCTGAAGGAGCTGATGCGTGATAAAAAGCAGTTCCAGATCAAATTGCAGGCCCTTAAAAAGAAATGCCGCTCGAGGAACTCTTTACATCCCTACAAATTTAGTAACGGTCTCATCATTTCAACGGCAAAAGTGCAGCGTTTTGCACAAGGCGGCAAGCGACATGGACACGTTTCCTCTAGATCTGcggaggaaaagaaaaggacaGAGAATAATAAAGATGCAATGAAAGGATCGCCATCGAGCGATCTGATAGGAATTCTAAAAAAGAGGCGAGCTCACGAGGAGGCCAAAGTTAAAACCCTTCCCCAAACTGCGAGAAAAGCTTTTCTTGGTAACTCCATTAAAGAGCGTGATGCATCAGCACAACTCCCAAACTCCGTATCAG cttatgaCTGTAAAAGGAAGCAGAGGTCACGGTCTGGGTCAAAGAAGAAAACTTATCCGTTGCTACACACACCAGAGGAAATTTATAGACTCACTTGCAG GTTTTGTGATCTGGTCTTCCAGGGCCCTCTGTCTGTGCAGGAGGACTGGGTGAAGCATTTACAGAGACACATCATGAACGCAGCCGTGCCACACACAGGCGCAGCCATGGTGGAGGTCACCTGCTTTCCTGAagacacaaacgcacacacgcCCCCGCAGACGTCCTCGTAA